The following coding sequences are from one Mesotoga sp. Brook.08.105.5.1 window:
- a CDS encoding radical SAM protein: MLNSARSVYNISMNIIPIFVPHEGCRTRCTFCNEHSATGVSRLPDEAEVHETVERYLSFFRDPHKAELAFYGGTFSGEGRQQMYLEIADRLFKKGIIGGIRFSTSPGLLTEETINRMRSYPITFVELGVQSFDDDVLRGCHRDHGANEIYEAARLLRKNGIDYGIHLMTGLSGDCEAKDMFSTKEAIRVGASCVRLHPVVVLKGSILEEEYHLGAFTPKGIEESLEILWKMYLLLLLSEVKVSRVGICLYGRQVANVVAGPFHPALGELVRDRLMFEILREFCVQNNRRSLCLDRSNSKWFTGHKKGILARAFREGISISFVENGEDVDLPFYMKSIGERILGGVYAQA, translated from the coding sequence TTGTTAAATAGCGCTCGATCGGTTTATAATATTAGCATGAATATCATTCCGATTTTCGTTCCACATGAGGGTTGCAGAACGCGGTGTACTTTCTGTAATGAACATTCGGCTACGGGAGTAAGTAGACTTCCCGATGAAGCCGAGGTCCATGAAACTGTCGAGAGATACCTTTCGTTTTTCAGGGATCCCCATAAGGCAGAACTGGCTTTCTATGGCGGCACCTTTTCAGGTGAAGGCCGTCAGCAAATGTACCTTGAAATTGCAGACAGATTATTCAAGAAAGGAATCATTGGAGGTATAAGATTCTCCACGTCGCCGGGACTGCTTACTGAAGAGACGATTAATCGTATGAGATCTTACCCAATAACCTTTGTGGAATTAGGAGTTCAGTCATTCGACGACGATGTTCTGAGAGGGTGTCACAGAGATCATGGCGCAAACGAGATTTACGAAGCCGCTCGATTATTGAGAAAGAATGGAATTGATTACGGGATCCATTTGATGACAGGATTATCTGGAGATTGCGAGGCGAAGGACATGTTCTCGACAAAGGAAGCAATCAGAGTCGGTGCATCTTGTGTGAGGCTTCATCCAGTCGTTGTACTGAAAGGATCGATTCTCGAAGAAGAGTATCATCTTGGAGCATTCACGCCGAAAGGAATTGAAGAGTCACTTGAGATTCTATGGAAGATGTACCTTTTGCTTTTGCTGTCTGAAGTGAAAGTTAGTAGAGTAGGGATCTGTCTTTACGGAAGACAGGTGGCAAATGTAGTTGCAGGTCCTTTTCACCCTGCTCTTGGGGAACTTGTCAGAGATAGGCTGATGTTTGAGATCTTAAGAGAGTTCTGCGTGCAGAATAATCGTCGCTCTCTTTGCCTTGATAGATCGAACAGCAAATGGTTCACAGGCCATAAGAAGGGAATTCTCGCAAGAGCATTTAGAGAGGGGATTTCAATCTCCTTTGTCGAGAATGGAGAGGATGTCGATTTGCCTTTCTACATGAAGTCTATCGGGGAAAGGATTCTGGGGGGAGTCTATGCTCAAGCTTGA
- the smc gene encoding chromosome segregation protein SMC translates to MLKLDSVYIKGFKSFAMPTKFDVSSGITAVVGPNGSGKSNVVDAIRWMFGEQSMKNIRADSREDVIFNGSERFPPSNSAEVRLVFESEEGTFSIAREISRDGQSMYKVNDKQSRLRDIRELFQGTGVGMDIYSIVGQGQVDKVVTASPYELRALIEEAAGTAVYKERKKEALGKLAATEENLSRLEDIIFELGKQRKSLYLKAKRAEKFVEYSAKQKELKNLYFGNIARLEEEKLTSLRERFDKARDELKDLQKKLIEGESNWSALRAEFSEVDKEIEGFTKLLEEYKKRQNDLLELKEMYTRRLSEKENRLIEVSTRIDNFRSEIDDLDKRKDEIKLIIDSLEQQISDEEAALSSSEEERDSLVKNYSAREREWLKHQESFESISKRLSKIENELERLDNNREDTGKRLRLIESQLEAKSARFETLKDETESLAKQGKESTEKQRKVERDIGASRERLNELDTELEKAREKLSKDENELRRSQMERSLLERQQEEYQGFSKAVREVFSRKDSFAGLRDVVANLIQVPESYETAITILLGYRMQDIVVDDSITAKRVIEFLKTYKIGRVTLLPMDMIEGNFRNFTRVESHPGFINYAARLVDIPFGFEKLPVYLFANSVVARSLDDAIEMRKEAGFSGRIVSVDGQLLSAGGSITGGFIGEETRTDLLSRKRRIQELLERETKLEKEIQLGGKQIGRLKDETIEVRGYLKTLQEELNELASKGAAINRMISELLKSAQEVEEEISELTKLENEYTRRLEENSRKKEILVGEQTSLREERLDLERKVEAESEELKKQKKALEQLQETIVDTRLRLSTLYEKHEQYTKEHASLIQKKKNDQESIELLSREVTELESETERLRKQVADQERELSSVKKETENLFSSIRYQREGKEQRLSALQEVEEEINRLKDEREKLREQSHQIEMHIQESEMKLSRVREEFEEDASEIQILSEENLKDVKVELDDYENKLKFLGSVDLEAIDEYGVVDKEYQELDEQKRDLEEAKVKLIELIDKTDAKAKNIFMETFNNVNSNFSHYIQEIFDGGEGEIKIIPGEDLLETGLEITVRRPGRKVQKLQLLSGGEKALVGIALVFSLLSIKPSPFYVLDEVDAPLDDFNAERFRVLLRKHATDTQFLVVTHNKLVMEVANVLHGVTMTDGLSRVIPVELKSVETVIG, encoded by the coding sequence ATGCTCAAGCTTGATTCAGTTTATATCAAGGGGTTCAAGAGCTTTGCCATGCCGACGAAATTTGATGTATCATCGGGAATTACAGCTGTGGTCGGTCCGAATGGAAGCGGCAAGTCGAACGTTGTGGATGCAATAAGATGGATGTTCGGAGAACAGTCGATGAAGAACATCCGTGCTGACAGTAGAGAGGATGTGATCTTCAACGGTTCGGAGAGGTTTCCGCCATCAAACTCTGCTGAAGTAAGACTGGTGTTCGAGTCGGAGGAAGGGACCTTCTCAATAGCAAGAGAGATTTCCAGGGACGGGCAGTCGATGTATAAAGTTAACGACAAGCAGTCTAGGCTGAGAGATATCAGAGAGTTGTTCCAGGGGACAGGAGTAGGGATGGATATCTACTCGATTGTTGGTCAGGGACAGGTTGATAAGGTCGTGACAGCCTCACCTTACGAGTTAAGGGCTCTCATTGAAGAGGCCGCAGGCACGGCTGTTTACAAGGAGAGGAAAAAGGAAGCACTCGGGAAACTGGCGGCAACCGAAGAGAATCTGAGCAGGCTTGAAGACATTATCTTTGAGCTTGGCAAGCAAAGGAAGTCGCTATATCTGAAAGCGAAGAGGGCAGAAAAGTTTGTTGAGTATTCTGCGAAACAAAAGGAACTCAAGAACCTTTACTTTGGCAATATCGCAAGACTGGAAGAAGAGAAGCTTACTAGTCTGAGAGAAAGATTTGACAAAGCACGAGATGAACTGAAGGATCTTCAGAAAAAGCTAATTGAAGGTGAATCGAACTGGTCGGCCCTGAGGGCGGAGTTTTCTGAGGTCGACAAGGAGATTGAGGGTTTTACGAAACTTCTTGAAGAATATAAAAAACGTCAGAATGACTTGCTCGAGCTTAAAGAAATGTACACTCGAAGATTGAGTGAGAAAGAGAACCGACTAATTGAAGTCTCCACTAGGATAGATAATTTCAGATCGGAAATCGATGATCTCGATAAGAGAAAGGATGAGATCAAACTGATTATTGATAGTCTTGAGCAGCAGATCTCTGATGAAGAAGCCGCCCTTTCCTCTTCCGAAGAGGAGAGAGACTCGCTGGTGAAGAATTACAGTGCGCGTGAACGAGAATGGCTGAAACACCAGGAGAGTTTTGAGTCAATCTCGAAAAGGCTTTCCAAGATAGAGAATGAGCTTGAGAGACTCGATAACAACCGTGAGGATACGGGCAAGAGGCTAAGGTTAATCGAGAGTCAGCTTGAAGCTAAGAGCGCGAGGTTTGAGACTCTCAAAGATGAGACTGAATCACTCGCCAAACAAGGTAAGGAAAGCACCGAGAAGCAGCGCAAAGTTGAGAGAGATATTGGTGCGTCAAGAGAACGCCTGAATGAACTAGATACGGAGCTTGAGAAAGCAAGAGAGAAACTCTCTAAAGATGAAAATGAGTTAAGGCGTTCTCAAATGGAAAGATCCCTACTTGAAAGACAACAGGAAGAGTATCAGGGTTTTTCCAAGGCTGTGAGAGAGGTATTCTCGAGAAAGGATAGTTTTGCAGGCCTGAGAGATGTGGTTGCGAATCTTATCCAGGTACCAGAATCATACGAAACTGCGATAACTATTCTTCTCGGTTATAGAATGCAAGATATCGTGGTTGATGATTCCATAACCGCAAAGAGAGTCATCGAGTTTCTCAAGACATATAAGATCGGCCGTGTCACACTGCTTCCTATGGATATGATTGAAGGGAACTTCAGGAACTTCACCAGAGTGGAGTCGCATCCTGGATTCATAAACTACGCAGCCAGATTGGTTGATATTCCCTTTGGCTTCGAGAAGCTCCCGGTGTATCTCTTTGCGAATTCAGTTGTCGCCAGAAGTTTGGATGATGCAATCGAGATGAGGAAGGAAGCAGGCTTCTCGGGAAGAATAGTCTCTGTTGACGGTCAATTGTTGAGTGCTGGCGGTTCGATTACTGGTGGCTTCATTGGGGAAGAGACGAGAACCGATTTGCTTTCGAGAAAACGAAGAATTCAAGAGCTTCTAGAGAGAGAAACGAAACTCGAGAAAGAGATCCAGCTCGGTGGTAAGCAGATAGGTAGACTGAAAGATGAAACTATTGAAGTTCGCGGCTACCTTAAGACATTGCAGGAAGAGCTGAACGAACTTGCCTCCAAAGGGGCCGCGATAAACAGAATGATTAGTGAGCTCCTTAAATCTGCACAGGAAGTTGAAGAGGAGATATCGGAACTAACTAAGCTCGAAAATGAGTATACAAGAAGGTTGGAGGAGAATTCGAGAAAGAAGGAGATTCTTGTTGGAGAGCAGACTTCTCTGAGAGAAGAACGATTGGATTTGGAAAGGAAAGTCGAGGCCGAATCCGAAGAGTTGAAGAAACAGAAAAAGGCTCTTGAACAGCTCCAAGAGACAATAGTAGACACTAGATTAAGGCTTTCAACTCTATATGAGAAACATGAACAGTATACGAAGGAACACGCATCTCTAATTCAGAAGAAGAAGAACGATCAGGAAAGTATTGAGCTCCTGTCTAGGGAGGTAACTGAGCTTGAGTCGGAGACAGAACGCCTAAGAAAGCAAGTAGCCGATCAGGAACGGGAGCTTTCATCGGTCAAGAAGGAAACAGAGAATCTCTTCTCTAGCATTAGATATCAAAGAGAGGGAAAGGAGCAAAGACTATCAGCCCTTCAGGAGGTTGAAGAAGAGATTAACAGGTTGAAGGATGAAAGAGAGAAGCTTCGTGAGCAATCTCATCAAATCGAAATGCATATTCAAGAAAGTGAAATGAAGCTCTCAAGGGTAAGAGAAGAGTTTGAAGAAGATGCGAGCGAGATTCAGATCCTGTCAGAAGAGAACCTTAAAGATGTAAAAGTGGAGCTTGATGATTACGAAAACAAGCTGAAGTTTCTTGGCAGTGTTGATCTTGAGGCAATAGACGAGTATGGAGTTGTGGACAAAGAGTATCAGGAACTCGATGAGCAGAAGCGAGATCTGGAAGAAGCCAAGGTGAAGTTGATAGAGCTGATTGATAAAACTGATGCGAAGGCCAAGAACATTTTCATGGAGACGTTCAACAACGTGAACAGTAACTTCAGCCATTACATTCAGGAGATTTTTGACGGTGGGGAAGGAGAAATCAAAATCATCCCGGGTGAAGATCTTCTTGAGACCGGTTTGGAAATAACTGTAAGGAGGCCTGGAAGGAAAGTTCAGAAGCTGCAACTTCTCTCTGGAGGAGAGAAAGCACTTGTCGGTATTGCACTAGTGTTCTCCTTATTGAGTATAAAGCCCAGCCCCTTCTACGTTTTAGACGAGGTAGATGCTCCTCTTGATGACTTCAATGCGGAGAGGTTCAGGGTGCTGTTGAGAAAGCATGCTACCGATACTCAGTTTCTTGTTGTCACCCACAACAAGCTTGTTATGGAAGTTGCCAACGTTCTTCACGGAGTTACGATGACAGATGGTCTCTCAAGAGTTATTCCAGTAGAGCTTAAATCGGTTGAGACTGTAATCGGTTAA
- a CDS encoding DMT family transporter, with amino-acid sequence MRRTKERSFGLVILAATAMIWGGSYIFTKVAVESLPPMLLAYIRFSIAVGILFPLSTRKRGSFRTVDHKNAALAGLFGITFYFLFENYGLTLTNASDASLIVSTAPILTIILYDVVTKRFDFLEYFGGLVAFAGLFVIIFSGRFSEGSSTVGNLLSFGAAVSWAAYTFFYEKIHNSSIWTTLEIMLWGLLFSSPLVVTEVFILNKPVEFSQGAVRGILFLSVFASALGYIMWNKGINLWGGKAATLWVYTIPVFTIIADILFLKNSPSLMFFSGSALIGIGMLVVISRESSHLTSTNGKD; translated from the coding sequence ATGAGAAGAACAAAAGAAAGATCCTTCGGTCTCGTAATTCTTGCAGCGACAGCTATGATCTGGGGAGGATCATATATATTTACGAAGGTGGCCGTTGAATCACTGCCACCAATGCTACTAGCGTATATAAGATTCTCCATAGCGGTCGGTATACTCTTTCCGTTGTCTACACGGAAAAGAGGTTCGTTTAGGACCGTCGATCACAAGAATGCTGCTTTGGCTGGATTATTCGGAATCACGTTCTATTTCCTGTTTGAAAACTACGGACTGACTTTGACGAACGCTTCTGATGCTTCTCTCATCGTCTCCACCGCACCGATTCTGACAATAATTCTCTACGATGTTGTTACGAAGCGATTCGATTTCTTGGAGTATTTTGGGGGTTTAGTAGCTTTTGCCGGACTCTTTGTAATCATCTTCTCAGGGAGATTCTCCGAAGGCTCTAGTACAGTTGGAAATCTCCTCTCCTTTGGCGCTGCAGTTTCATGGGCTGCCTACACCTTTTTCTACGAGAAGATACACAACAGCTCAATATGGACTACTCTGGAAATAATGCTTTGGGGTCTTCTCTTTTCATCACCTCTCGTGGTAACTGAGGTGTTCATTCTAAACAAGCCCGTTGAGTTTTCTCAAGGTGCAGTAAGAGGGATTCTCTTTCTTAGTGTATTCGCCTCCGCTCTTGGGTACATAATGTGGAACAAAGGCATAAATCTTTGGGGCGGGAAGGCAGCAACTCTCTGGGTCTACACCATTCCTGTGTTCACAATCATTGCAGATATACTCTTTCTAAAGAACTCCCCTTCTCTTATGTTCTTCTCGGGATCAGCACTCATTGGTATTGGAATGCTTGTAGTTATTTCAAGGGAGTCTAGTCATTTGACTTCTACAAACGGAAAAGATTAA